Genomic window (Chloroflexota bacterium):
TGCCTCAACTTCAACGCTCTGCCGCGCCTTCATCGCGTCAAGTGCCCGACCCTCATCGTCGCCGGAGATCGCGACCTTACCGTCTCGCTGGCCGTGAAGAAGGAAATGCATCGCGGCCTGCCCCACGCCGAACTGGTCATCATCCCCGACTCCGGCCACGCCACGCCGATTGACCAGTCGGAGAAGTTCAACGAGATTTTGCTTGGCTTCTTATCAGGTCAACGGATTTAGTGGATTACACGGATTTACCTGACTGATGTAATCCGTTCTCATTCGTTAAATCCGTTGTCCAACCAAAGCGGCCAGCCTGTACAGGCTGGCCGCTTTGGGATTTGGTGTTTGGGATTTTTCTTAGTGTTTCGCCTTCTTCACCGCGTCGTTGAACTTGTTGAGCGTCTCCTCAACATCCTTCTCTGAATGCGCTTCGCACATGAAGAACGGCTCACGCGGATCGAGTTCCATATCCACCCCCAGGTCGAGCATATGCAGGGCAACCTCCTCAAAGAGTTCCAGGTTGCTCCCTATCACGTCGCGAAACTCTCTGGGCTTCTCCACTTTCGGCTCCAACAGCAAACCGAACATAGCCGGGTGGCCGAGAACGGCGTGAGGGATTCCAGCCTCGGTGAGCACCTCGCCCATGCCCTGCATGAGGCGCTTGCCCCGCTGGGCCACCGTGTCCAGCGCGTCGGTCGTTTCGAGGATTTCGAGCGTAGCCGAGGCCGCCGCCGTGCCGACGGCGTTGCCGCAGTAGGTGCCGCCCTGAGCCACCTGGCCGGGCGCGATCACGCCCATCACTTCGTTCGAGCCGCCAATGGCGGCCAGCGGGTAGCCGTTGGCCAGGCTTTTGGCGAAGGTGTACAAATCGGCCTTGACCCCGAAGTATTCCCCTGCGCCGCCTTTGGCAATGCGAAAGCCGGTCTTCACTTCATCCATGATCATCACCACGCCGTATTTTGTACACAGGTTGCGGATGTGTTCGATGAAGCCCGGTTCGGGCATCAGCCCGGCTACATTGCCCAGCATCGGTTCCACAAGCATGGCCGCCACCTGGTGGGCGTTGTCTTTCATCAACCGCTCCAGCCCTTCGAAGTCGTTGAAGCGGGTGATGAGGATTAAATCGCGGGTGGGGCTGGGCATGCCGGAACTTTGCGGAACCTGGACGGGGCTTCGCGGCGAGCCGCCCGACCCGGCAGGCATGTTAGCGGTTGACCACAGGACGTAATCATAGAAGCCGTGGTAGCCGCCCTCGAACTTGATGATCTTTTCGCGGTTGGTGTAGGCGCGGGCGATGCGCAGGGCGTGCATGGTGGCTTCGGTGCCGGAGTTGGCAAAACGCACTTTCTCCACGCCGGGGCACATGCGGATCATGCGCTCGGCCACGTCAATTTCGAGCGGATGAGTGTGAGCGTAAAGGTTGCCGTTTTCCAGCGCGGCGATGATGCGGCTGGTGACGCGCTTGTCGGCGTGGCCGAGGATGATCGGGCCGAAGGCCAGCCGGTAGTCAATGTACCGGTTGTCGTCCATGTCCCAGATGTAAGCGCCCTCGGCGCGTTTGGCGACAAAGGTGTCGTCGCCGTTGTAGCGGAAGTTGGAGCTGACGCCGAACGGCATCACCTGGCGGGCTTTTTGAAAGGTTGAGCGGGTTTGAGCGTATGGGCGATTCATGGTTTTGTCCCTTGTCTCTTGTTATTTTTGATTGAACTGATTGCGAGCCGAACAGAGAGGCTGGCAGTGGCGGACACTGCCCGGGGGAGAAACTCAAGCGTCGCCGGTAGTCCACTTCTTGCGAGCGAAGTCGCGGTGAACGAAGGGACTGCCAAAGAGGGCTAACAAGATGGCATGCTCGGATTAAAGGCTGGCCGTCAGGGGCCGCCCAGGTCGGGAAAGATAGACCGGATTCTACCAGAATCACACTAAAAGCCAAAATGCAAAGCCGGCGTTTGACGGTCACATTGTTGCGGCGTATGATAGGCCTCGTTACATATCATGACTCGCCGCTTTCACCTGTCTTCACTGTTGTTTTACGTTCTGGCCGTCCTGGCCATTGCCGCCACCACAGGTGTCTTACACCTTTTGCGCGACGGCCTCAGCACGCCCATCATTGCTCTCTTCTTTCTGCTGCCGGTTGGGGTCAGCGCCGTCTGGGGACTTTGGCCGGGGCTGACGGCGGCCTTCAGCGCATTTCTGGCATTCAACTATTTCTTCATTGAGCCGTTGTACACCTTCGGCGTTCACCATACGCAAGATGTGCTGGCCCTCATTGTCTTCTTCATCGTCGCCGTCACCATCAGCCAGCTGGTGGGGCGTGCCCAATCGAGCCGGGCGGTGGCCCAGGCCCGCGAACGCGAAGCGACGCACCTTTATGCGTTGAGCACGGCGCTAACCGGCCTCCGCGAAAACGACGAGATTGCCCGCACTCTGGGCGAACATCTGCGCGAAGTCCTTCACTCAGCGTCAGCGGAAATTGTCGTCCAACCTTCTGAAAGCGCCTTGCCGGTGACACGTGCCTGGCCCGCCGGGGCAGACTTGTCGGGCAACAAGCCGGATCGGGTCATCCCACTGGCGACACCTCGTGGCCACGTAGGTGAGATTCGCCTGTATCACATCCAAACCCTGAGTCAGGCCAATGAGCGGCTGCTGCACGCTTTTGCCAACCAGGGCGCGCTGGCCGTCGAACGCGCTAGCCTGGCTCAGGCAGAAACACGGGCGAAAGTATTAGAGGAAAGTGATCGACTGAAGTCTTCGCTCTTGTCGTCGGTGTCCCATGAGTTGCGGACGCCCCTGGCTACGATCAAGGCCGCCGCCACGAGTCTGCGTAGCGGCGACGTGGCCTGGGAGTCGCTGGCCCGGACGGATCTGCTGGGCGCAATTGACGAAGAAGTTGATCTGATGAACCGGCTCGTCGGCAACCTGCTCGACATGTCGCGCATCGAATCGGGCGCGCTCAAACCCAGACGCGAGTGGAATATCCTGGCCGAGATCATCGGCGGCGTCATTGGCCGGATGCACGATGCCGCCCGGAATCACCGGCTGGAAATTGATATGCCGGAAGATTTGCCCTGGGCACCGGTGGATTACGTGCAGATGGAGCAAGTGTTCACCAACCTGATCAGCAACAGCCTCAAATATGCGCCGGCAGGAACGACCGTCAGCATTCAGGCGCGCCCGGACGGTGAAAACACCGTCCGGGTTCAGGTGAGCAACGAAAGCCCGCCGGTTCCGCCCGAGCATCTCGAGCGCATCTTCGACAAGTTCTATCGCGTCACCGCCGCCGACCGCATCACCGGCACAGGCCTGGGACTCTCGATTTGCAAAGGCATTGTTGAAGCGCACGGGGGCCGAATCTGGGCCGAGAATCTGCCCGACCGCTTTGCCTTCAACTTTACCCTGCCTCTTACACTTGATGGCATGCCGCCGCCTTCCCTCCCGGTGGAAACCGACTCAGCATGAGCGCCCAGCCACACATCCTGGTCATTGATGACGAGTCGCAAATCCTTCGCGCTCTGCGCACCATTCTCACCGAAAAGCATTTTCGGGTGAGCACCGCCAGCCGGGGCGAAGAAGGCCTGGCCCTGGCCGCGGCCAATCCGCCGGACGTGATTATCCTCGACCTGGGCCTGCCCGATATTGACGGCACTGAAGTCTGCGCCCGCCTGCGCGAGTGGACGCTGACACCGATCATTGTGCTCTCGGCCCGTGAGAGTGAACGCGACAAAGTGGCCGCGCTCGACAAAGGCGCCGACGACTACCTCACCAAGCCTTTTGGCATTGAAGAACTCCTGGCCCGATTGAGAGTCGCGCTCCGGCACTCGGCCCGGATACAGAGCAAAACCGGAACGACGGTAGTCAAATCGGGTAGTCTGGTGATCGATCTCGCCGGTCACGTTGTGACACTCAATGAAGTTGAGATCAAACTGACCGCCACCGAATTTAGACTACTGGCTTACCTGGCCGCCAACGCCGGCCGTGTTCTCACCCACCAGAGCATCCTGGCCCACGTGTGGGACCCGGCGGAAGTCGATTCAGTTGAATACCTGCGGGTGTACATGCGCCAACTACGCAAAAAGCTTGAAGACGATCCGCGCCAGCCACATTATCTCCTCACCGAGCCGGGCGTAGGCTACCGGTTTATGATTGAAGAGTGAACGGCCATCTCCTTTAGTGCCTATCTGAATAACCCGAAAGACCCTAAGGGTCTTTCGGATAGACTCTTAGAATCGCCCCGAAACGGGGCGTTTTTATTTGTCCTTTATGCAATTGGCCGGAATTTTTCCTGCCAATTTATCTGGCGCACGTAGTCTTGAGGCTAATGAATCACGCCCCACCCGTCGCCGCCCGGCCTGCGCCGGCGCAACTCCGCCCGGCATCCCTCGACTCAACATCGCTCGCCACGCCCCAGGCCGCCGCGACACTGCTTTCTCCCACGAGCCGTTTTGCGCCGACAGTGCGCCGCCTCGTCATCCTCATTCCCGACGCCGACACCGACGAGTCCCTACTTGCGCGGCAAATATGGTCAATGGCCTCGCGCCGGGAACTCAGCGTTTTACTGCTCGGCCTCAGCAGGAATGCCGGTTCCGGGCCGCGCGCCCGTCGCCGCCTGGCAACTTTGGCCGCCCTCGCCCGCGACAAAACCGTCCACGTCGAAATCAAACTCGAGATTGGCGCAGATTGGCTCCAGGCTCTTCGCAGTATTCATCGCTACAGCGACCTGATTGTCTGCCACGCCGAGCAACACCTTGCCCAATGGGGAATGCGGCGCAAACCGCTCAGCCACTGGATCGCCAGAGAGCTAAACGAATCGGTGTGCGTGCTGACCGATTTCTATCCCCACCTGCCTCCCGATCACGTCAATCCGGCCTCGCGCCTCATTGCCGGCGCTGTTCCTTTCCTCATTCTCTTTGGCTTCACCGCCCTTCAAATTCTGATTCACCAGATGACGAGAGGAACCGCCTCCATCATCCTCATGTCGGCCTCGGTGCTGATCGAATACAGCCTGATCGGTGCCTGGCATTTTCTTATCAACTAGCAAAGACCCGCCGGGTCTAATCTGTACAACCAAAGGCAATTTTCATGTCCTCAATCACCATCAAACAGTCACCTTTCGAATCATTCAAACGCTTGCTCATCGGCCCGCGCCTGAACACCGCCGACGCGCCGCATCAGACCATCAGCAAAAAGATCGGGCTGGCCGTGTTCGCTTCGGACGCCCTCTCGTCCACCGCTTACGCCACTGACGAAATTTTGATCGTGTTGTTTGCGGCAGGCGCCGCCGCCCTAACCCTTTCCCTGTCTGTCGCCATTGCCATCATCATCTTGCTCGTCATTGTGACTATCTCCTACGAGCAGACGATTCATGCTTACCCGAACGGCGGCGGCGCTTACATTGTGGCTCGCGACAATCTGGGCGAAGGCCCGGCCCAAACTGCCGGGGCCGCCCTGCTCACCGACTACATCCTCACCGTTGCCGTTTCCATCTCGTCGGGCGTCGCCCAAATTACTTCTGCCTTTCCCGAACTTTACCCTTATCGGGTCTGGGTTGCCCTGGGAATGATTCTCATCATGACCCTCATCAATCTGCGCGGTGTGAAGGAGTCGGGCCTGGCGTTTTCGATCCCGACCTATTTCTTCCTGGGCATGGCGGGTTTCACCATTGCCGTCGGCTTCTTCCGGTATTTCACTGGCACGCTGGCCCCGGTCACTGGCGTCGAGGCCATGCACCACGAGGAAATTCAAGCCCTCGGCCTGTTCCTCATCCTCAAAGCCTTCTCCAGCGGCTGCACGGCCCTCACCGGCGTGGAGGCTATTAGCAACGGCATTACGGCTTTCAAAAATCCGCGCAGCCGGAACGCCGGAGCGACCCTCATCGCCATGACGGCAATTCTCTCGGTCATCTTTTTCAGCATGACCTTTCTAGCCGGACAGATTGGCGCGCTTCCATCGCATACCGAAACCATCTTTTCTCAACTAGGCCGGGCAATCTATGGCAACGGCCACCCGCTCTATCTGATTCTGCTCGCCGGCACGACGCTGATCTTGATCATGGCCGCCAACACCGCCTACGCCGATTTCCCCCGCCTGGCCGCTCTCCACGCGGGTGACGGTTTCCTGCCGAAGCAGTTGACCTATAAAGGGAGCCGTCTCGTGTTTACCTACGGCATCGTCACCCTGGCTTGCTTTGCGTCGCTCCTGATCGTCCTCTTTGGCGCGCAGACGACCGCCCTCATCCCGCTGTATGCCATCGGCGTCTTCATGTCGTTCACCCTCTCGCAGACCGGCATGGCCGTGCGCTGGTGGCGGTGCAGTAAACTCAAGCCCGGCGAAGAATGGACGCAACTAGGCTCCGTCCTGCGTTACGATCCCAAGTGGAAGATCAAGATCGCTATCAACGCCTTTGGCGCAGTGGCTACGTTCGTGGTGATGATCGTCTTTGCCGTCACCAAATTCACCTCCGGGGCCTGGATCGTCGTCCTGCTCATCCCGACTCTGGTGTTCATTTTCTTCCGTATCCATCATCACTACAAAGACCTGGCCGCCGATCTCTCGCTGGACTCGTTTGGCGCGCCGCCTCGCATCCGCCGCCACCGGGTGATCGTTCCCGTCAGCGGCATCCATCGCGGCACGCTACAGGCTTTGCGCTACGCCCGCGCCGTCTCCGACGACGTCACCGTCGTTCACGTTGCCACCGACCCCGCCGAAGAGGAGAAGATTCGGGCCAAATGGGAAAGGTGGGGCGACGGCGTCCGGTTGCACGTCATTCAGTCGCCATACCGGTTGTTGGTTGAGCCGTTGCTCGAATACATCCAGAGCGTTGCCGCCCAGCGCCAGTCAAGCGAAGTGTTGACCATCATCGTGCCGGAGTTTGTCCCTTCCAGGCAATGGCACAACCTTCTGCACATGCAAACGGCTCTGCTTTTGCGATTCGGTCTGCTGGGCCTGCACAACATCATCATCACCGAAGTGCCGTACCACGTCGGCGAAGACCGCTAACACGCTGCCGAATCAAAACAGCGAGCCGGGCTACCACGACCCTGGCTCGCTGTTATTTTAAATTCGCCTGCCACCCGACTTACCCGGCCTGCGAGTCTATCTTCTGCATAATCGCCCAGGCAAACCGCTCCGACTTGTCCAGCAGTTCGGGGTCCACGTTGTCGAAGTCGTCGCGTGCAGTGTGGAAGTAGGGCGGCATCTTGGTCTGCGGGTCGAAGTTCAGCAGGCCGAGCGCCTTTTGCCCGTAGCGAACACAGGTGGAAAGCTCTGAGTCCAGGCCGCGATAGACAAAAGGTTTGGCGGGCAGGTCGGCGTTTTCTTTGGCGACGGTTTCGGCGATCTGGATCAGGCCTGCGTCGGACTTTTGCGGGAACATCAGCGTTTCTTCGATCACATAATTCAGTTCCGAGTTTTTGCCGCCGATGTTGTCGAGCACCAGGTAACTGGCCCCGGGCGCGTCGGCCTCGGCGTGACGCTTGATCCAGTCGGCCAGGCCGTAGTGATGAACTTCCTCACAGCCGGTGTTGACTAAAAAGACTTCGGTGTTCGCCAGCGGTTCGCGCTTGAGTCGTTCGGCCAGAGCCAGCACGGCGGCGGCCCCGGTAGCGTTGTCGTTGCCGCCTTTGACGAAGGGCGTGGTGTCCGGCTGGATCGTGAATACCAAGCCGGCGACGAGTATCACCGAGACGTAGAGCGCAATGTCGCGCAGAAGCGGATCAGGATTGAAGATGCCGTAGACGAACAGGGCTAGCAGAACGACGTTGACCACGCCGGCCAAATTGGTAAGCACCTGAAAAACTTGCCACAGCCCCACCGACTGCATTGCCAGCGCCGTGCGGTGTGTGTCCACGTGGCCGGTGATGACGACGCGTTTTTTGACTTCGCCCGTTGGTTTGGCGACAGTCCACACGTTCTGGCTTTTTGCTACCGGCAGGAACCAGCGCACCGGGTTGTCGTATTTAAGAACTTGCAAGAAGAAGGAGCTGACGGCGATGAGGCCGATGATCGAAGCCGCCAATGCGCCCATCGAAGTGTTGGGTGAGCGCCCGGTGAAATAATAAATGACGACGGCCAGGGCCATCATGCCGAATGCCAACGCGAACGGAAGCCAGCCCGAAGTGGCCGAGTTGTATTCTTCCCAGTGCGCTTCGTAGCCCAACTGTTCAAGGGTGGCCTTGCAGTATTCGTGGGCCTTCTTCTCTTCCGGTGTGGTGCTCCCGCGCGGGCCGATGGTGTTGGTGAGGTAGTCTACGTGTTTGAGGGCGGTGTCGGACATAGGAGTTGGAGATTAGAGATTAGAGATTGGAGAATTGATCGTAGTCACGGCCAAAGCAGGCTTTTGATCTCGTTGCGTAACGCCTCAGCCAGCGCCTTGTTTGGATGAAGAGTCATACACCAACATTCCCAACTTCAGAATCTGTTCGCGCAACCTGGGCGAGGCGTTTTCCAGTGGCACTAAATCAAATGCGTATTGCGTCGCTATTTCAAGCCGACCATAGGCTTTTAAGAACTGACGCGGCGGCAACCCCTCCACCGCCAGATCAATATCCGAATCGGGCCGGATCACCTTACCCCAGGCGAACGAGCCGAAGAGATACACCCGCTCGACGCTGTACTCGTCGGCCAGAATTTGGGCGAGGCGTTTGGCTTCGGCGCGCGCTTTCTCGGCGGCGGCCCGCATTTCGGGCGTAAGTTCGGCCTTTGCCAGTTTGCGCCAGAAGGCGCGGTAAGGAGCCAGGTCTGTCGGGGTCATATATGTATTTTACCCTAACGCAGATTGTATAACCGAATCATGAAACAAAACGCGGCCCGGACGCGAAGCGTAGCCATGCCGCGAGTATAGAACGAAATGAACAATGAGACAATCAACAAATCGCAGCCCCATTGTTCATTGTCTCATTCTTCATTGTTCATTGCTTCGTGTTCACCCACACACTCTTCACTTCCGTATACAAGTCCAGCGCCTCCGGCCCCATCTCGCGGCCCCAGCCGCTCTGCTTGTAGCCGCCGAACGGGCTGGCCGGGTCGAAGTTGTTGTAGGTGTTGATCCAGATCGTGCCGGCGCGAATGGCGGCGGCGACGCGATGCGCCCGGCCCAGGTTCTCCGTCCACACCCCGCCGGCCAAACCGTAGTTTGAGTTGTTGGCGATGGCAATGGCCTGCTCTTCTGAGTCAAATGGAATGAGCGTGGCAACCGGGCCGAAGATTTCTTCGCGGACGATGGCCGACTCCTGGTTCTCGGTGTTGAACACGGTCGGGGAGAGGAAGAAACCGGGCCGGTCCAACCGGCTCCCGCCCGTCACCAGGGTTCCGCCCTCGGCCTTCCCCTTTTCCACGTAGCCCAGCACGCGCTCCAACTGTTCTTCGCTCACCAGCGGCCCCATCTGCGTGCCCTCGGCCAGCCCGTCACCCACTTTCGTTTTCTGCGCCGCCTCGACGAGCATGGCCTGAAACTGATCGAAGATACTCCGCTCAACCAGGGCACGACTGCCCGCCGTGCAAAGCTCGCCCTGATTGTAGAAAATGCCAGCCGTCACGCCGCGCACGGCCCGCTTGAGGTTGGCGTCGGCGAAGATGATGTTGGCGCTCTTGCCGCCGAGTTCGAGCGTCACCCGCTTGAGGTTGCTCACTGAAGCGGCTACGATCTTCTTGCCCACTTCGGTCGAGCCGGTGAAGCTGATCTTATCCACGCCGTTGTGAGCCACGATGGCCGCGCCGGTTCGCCCGTCGCCGGTCAATACATTCAGCACGCCCGGCGGCAGGCCGGCTTCAATGGCGAGTTCGGCCAATCGCAGAGCGGTGAGCGGAGTCTGTTCGGCAGGTTTGAGGACGACAACATTGCCCATCGCCAGGGCCGGGGCCACTTTCCAACTGGCGATCAGCAGAGGAAAGTTCCAGGGCACGATCGCGCCGACCACGCCGACCGGTTCGCGCAAGGTGTAATTCAAAATCCCCGGCGTGGACACCGGCACGGTTTGGCCGCCATATTTTGTCACCCAACCGGCGTAGTAACGAAAATGCTCGGCAACCAGCGGCAGGTCGCCGCGACTACTCTCGAACAGCGGCTTGCCGTTGTCCATCGTTTCGAGCCGGGCCAGTTCGTCGCGCTCCGCCGAGATCAACTCGCCGAGCTTGTAGATGATCTGGGCGCGTTTGGCGGGCGGCATGTTGGCCCAGCCGGGTTGCGCGGCACGCGCCGCCTGCACCGCCTGGTCAACATCCGACTCGTCGGCTTGAACGACGGTGGCAAGTTGCTGGCCGGTGGCCGGGTTCAACGTGGCAAAACGCGAGCCGCCGCGCGAAGCGGCCCATTCACCGTTGATGAACAGTTTGTGTTCGCGCTCGAGGAAGGCGTTGAGATCGGACATTGCATAATTTTGTAGGGGCGCGGTCACCGCGCCCCTACATATCAAATTTTATTTCTTCTTCTTGGCCGCCTTTTTCTTGGCCGGCTTTTTGGCGGCCTTCTTCTTTGTTGCCGCCTTCTTCTTGGGCGCGGCTTTCTTCTTGGCGGCTGGCTTCTTCTTAGCCGCAACTTTCTTCTTGGCAACTTTCTTCCTGGGCGCGGCTCGCTTCCTGGCCGGGGCGGCGGGCATCGGCTCGGCCATTGGCATTGGAGCCGGATCGGGCATCGTCGGCATGGGGGCCGACATCGGCTCGC
Coding sequences:
- a CDS encoding APC family permease, which gives rise to MSSITIKQSPFESFKRLLIGPRLNTADAPHQTISKKIGLAVFASDALSSTAYATDEILIVLFAAGAAALTLSLSVAIAIIILLVIVTISYEQTIHAYPNGGGAYIVARDNLGEGPAQTAGAALLTDYILTVAVSISSGVAQITSAFPELYPYRVWVALGMILIMTLINLRGVKESGLAFSIPTYFFLGMAGFTIAVGFFRYFTGTLAPVTGVEAMHHEEIQALGLFLILKAFSSGCTALTGVEAISNGITAFKNPRSRNAGATLIAMTAILSVIFFSMTFLAGQIGALPSHTETIFSQLGRAIYGNGHPLYLILLAGTTLILIMAANTAYADFPRLAALHAGDGFLPKQLTYKGSRLVFTYGIVTLACFASLLIVLFGAQTTALIPLYAIGVFMSFTLSQTGMAVRWWRCSKLKPGEEWTQLGSVLRYDPKWKIKIAINAFGAVATFVVMIVFAVTKFTSGAWIVVLLIPTLVFIFFRIHHHYKDLAADLSLDSFGAPPRIRRHRVIVPVSGIHRGTLQALRYARAVSDDVTVVHVATDPAEEEKIRAKWERWGDGVRLHVIQSPYRLLVEPLLEYIQSVAAQRQSSEVLTIIVPEFVPSRQWHNLLHMQTALLLRFGLLGLHNIIITEVPYHVGEDR
- a CDS encoding aspartate aminotransferase family protein, with translation MNRPYAQTRSTFQKARQVMPFGVSSNFRYNGDDTFVAKRAEGAYIWDMDDNRYIDYRLAFGPIILGHADKRVTSRIIAALENGNLYAHTHPLEIDVAERMIRMCPGVEKVRFANSGTEATMHALRIARAYTNREKIIKFEGGYHGFYDYVLWSTANMPAGSGGSPRSPVQVPQSSGMPSPTRDLILITRFNDFEGLERLMKDNAHQVAAMLVEPMLGNVAGLMPEPGFIEHIRNLCTKYGVVMIMDEVKTGFRIAKGGAGEYFGVKADLYTFAKSLANGYPLAAIGGSNEVMGVIAPGQVAQGGTYCGNAVGTAAASATLEILETTDALDTVAQRGKRLMQGMGEVLTEAGIPHAVLGHPAMFGLLLEPKVEKPREFRDVIGSNLELFEEVALHMLDLGVDMELDPREPFFMCEAHSEKDVEETLNKFNDAVKKAKH
- a CDS encoding nucleotidyltransferase domain-containing protein, with protein sequence MTPTDLAPYRAFWRKLAKAELTPEMRAAAEKARAEAKRLAQILADEYSVERVYLFGSFAWGKVIRPDSDIDLAVEGLPPRQFLKAYGRLEIATQYAFDLVPLENASPRLREQILKLGMLVYDSSSKQGAG
- a CDS encoding DUF4118 domain-containing protein, with product MTRRFHLSSLLFYVLAVLAIAATTGVLHLLRDGLSTPIIALFFLLPVGVSAVWGLWPGLTAAFSAFLAFNYFFIEPLYTFGVHHTQDVLALIVFFIVAVTISQLVGRAQSSRAVAQAREREATHLYALSTALTGLRENDEIARTLGEHLREVLHSASAEIVVQPSESALPVTRAWPAGADLSGNKPDRVIPLATPRGHVGEIRLYHIQTLSQANERLLHAFANQGALAVERASLAQAETRAKVLEESDRLKSSLLSSVSHELRTPLATIKAAATSLRSGDVAWESLARTDLLGAIDEEVDLMNRLVGNLLDMSRIESGALKPRREWNILAEIIGGVIGRMHDAARNHRLEIDMPEDLPWAPVDYVQMEQVFTNLISNSLKYAPAGTTVSIQARPDGENTVRVQVSNESPPVPPEHLERIFDKFYRVTAADRITGTGLGLSICKGIVEAHGGRIWAENLPDRFAFNFTLPLTLDGMPPPSLPVETDSA
- a CDS encoding response regulator transcription factor produces the protein MSAQPHILVIDDESQILRALRTILTEKHFRVSTASRGEEGLALAAANPPDVIILDLGLPDIDGTEVCARLREWTLTPIIVLSARESERDKVAALDKGADDYLTKPFGIEELLARLRVALRHSARIQSKTGTTVVKSGSLVIDLAGHVVTLNEVEIKLTATEFRLLAYLAANAGRVLTHQSILAHVWDPAEVDSVEYLRVYMRQLRKKLEDDPRQPHYLLTEPGVGYRFMIEE
- a CDS encoding aldehyde dehydrogenase family protein, producing the protein MSDLNAFLEREHKLFINGEWAASRGGSRFATLNPATGQQLATVVQADESDVDQAVQAARAAQPGWANMPPAKRAQIIYKLGELISAERDELARLETMDNGKPLFESSRGDLPLVAEHFRYYAGWVTKYGGQTVPVSTPGILNYTLREPVGVVGAIVPWNFPLLIASWKVAPALAMGNVVVLKPAEQTPLTALRLAELAIEAGLPPGVLNVLTGDGRTGAAIVAHNGVDKISFTGSTEVGKKIVAASVSNLKRVTLELGGKSANIIFADANLKRAVRGVTAGIFYNQGELCTAGSRALVERSIFDQFQAMLVEAAQKTKVGDGLAEGTQMGPLVSEEQLERVLGYVEKGKAEGGTLVTGGSRLDRPGFFLSPTVFNTENQESAIVREEIFGPVATLIPFDSEEQAIAIANNSNYGLAGGVWTENLGRAHRVAAAIRAGTIWINTYNNFDPASPFGGYKQSGWGREMGPEALDLYTEVKSVWVNTKQ
- a CDS encoding M28 family peptidase; the encoded protein is MSDTALKHVDYLTNTIGPRGSTTPEEKKAHEYCKATLEQLGYEAHWEEYNSATSGWLPFALAFGMMALAVVIYYFTGRSPNTSMGALAASIIGLIAVSSFFLQVLKYDNPVRWFLPVAKSQNVWTVAKPTGEVKKRVVITGHVDTHRTALAMQSVGLWQVFQVLTNLAGVVNVVLLALFVYGIFNPDPLLRDIALYVSVILVAGLVFTIQPDTTPFVKGGNDNATGAAAVLALAERLKREPLANTEVFLVNTGCEEVHHYGLADWIKRHAEADAPGASYLVLDNIGGKNSELNYVIEETLMFPQKSDAGLIQIAETVAKENADLPAKPFVYRGLDSELSTCVRYGQKALGLLNFDPQTKMPPYFHTARDDFDNVDPELLDKSERFAWAIMQKIDSQAG